In Streptomyces sp. SID8374, one genomic interval encodes:
- a CDS encoding polymorphic toxin-type HINT domain-containing protein, with protein MFDRQAARLAGADGPMFSLEAAGTTASKTSVRARLDYSSFAGAFGGGYAGRLKLVELPACALSTPEKAQCRSAEPVETVNDTEKQTLTAPRVALASSGATVLAAVADDASMGGDYKATPLSPSAQWSTSLNTGDFSWSYAMNVPEVPGGLAPSVGLSYSSGSIDGRTGNSNNQASWAGDGFDLWPGAIERRYKSCADDGVERPDGGKPADLCWAYDNAFISFNGKGGELVPTGADTFRLPDDDGTKVQRLKGTSTDVRANGARDDEYWKVTTPDGVQYFFGYNRLPGWASGKETTDSTWTAPVFGDDTGEPCHASAFANSWCQQGWRWNLDYVVDPHGNAIAYYYDQESNSYGRNLDEKANTRYVRGGSLDRIEYGLRSSGMYSAKALAKVNFTSGKRCLPTGGSTCPEVETDALRWYDTPWDLNCNTGATCDKGRLAPVFFTTKRLASVATQVLRNGTYADVDSWALGHRWGMADTDYQLLLESIQRTGKSATPAITLPKTTFGYTQHANRLDRINDGYAPFIKERLATVADEAGGRIDVNYSAPVCNAAALPTPQTNTTRCFPQNIGATSTDDGELHWFNKYVTSTVTLTDRTGRAPDQVTMYDYLGDAAWHYDDDDGLTKEKAKTWSQWRGYGHVRVRTGGQGGAAAMKSQNDSYFLRGMNGDRKEPAGGTKAVTVSLGTDEGAPLTDHEAAAGFEYKTVQYSGPQGHVLGKTVSRPWYHETAKKVRSWGAVTANFTGTAQTRSWTSLDGGAGSRWRTTTTSNTYDTVAGRITQVDDRGDDSTATDDRCTRTYYPTAGAILSLPARVEAVSKACPTVPARPADVISDIRTAYDGLDYGTAPTKGTATATGVLKSHDGTTATYTETAATYDGYGRQLTTNDLSGTVTVKNDAVTRTPRNDGLVTTTTYTPSTGFPDSAKVTTPPVKGTDSTTAHTTTTVRDPLRGMHLSITDTNNKVTDFAYDALGRKTKVWLADRLTGEVPTYEYTYTVAENRAIAVGTKTIGNNSGQDTSYVFYDGFLRPRQTQAPGPDGGTLLTDVFYDERGLAEKEFLPYYATGKPSTTLVTPQDASGVETQNRYTYDGLGRQTEHRQIFGNGDGGQVLGITRNIYGGDRVTVIPPVGGTATTTLTDARGQTTELRQHHERMADAPFDATKYHFTPTGALAKATDPAGNEWTYKYDLLGQVKETKDPDKGAFAYSYDDRGRLISTEDARKTTLAYTYDGLGRRTEIRSGSSSGPLRATWTYDTISGAKGHIAESTRYADDGAAYVNKVVAYDKLYRPLRTSVTIPATTANAGLSGTHLSSATYKPSGLVSGVGLPKAGSLAASSVVYVHEDATLRPIAVDGREGIKATTSYSLTGKPLGHELSNAGGKRTWVSNEYEPGTQRLLNTRVEREDIPGVDQASTFRYDEAGNVLSVSDTSRAGTDNQCFTYDHLRRLTKAWTQSTKTCADAPSAAVIGGPAPYWSSYGYDKMGNRTAETEHNIAGDTTKNVTSTYNYPAPGATAVRPHGLTSVTRTGPGLTQGDFFTYDKTGNTETRTLGDGTSQTLKWDAEGKLVKVTEPVEGSSPKVTEYIYDADGNRLIARTPTESTLYLGSTEITVAKGTTTPKGTRYIDLGGGHQAVQADNGKVTFTTADHHGTALLSIDAATQQLSQRRSLPFGGTRGSTPTTWPGTKGFVGGTIDKSTGLTQVGARSYDSATGRFLSVDPIMDLTDPQQINGYAYANNNPLTFSDPTGLYCDGCSHGNPDSAWAPDKGNGPGCTTSGCSKPPKKPQNPPKPKNEKGKGSQTSPAVAVTVSQKNGEVAIEGLVIPNARTLEALYPLYPEEKRVEAWAEGKCYAQDTKLAAFCGAAEALGIIDYTPNGFDRFVSALIVPDIDTWKSCLSGQSATACGLAALDLPWARALKGIKVLKAAKSCNSFVPGTEVLMADGTTKPIEDVRIGDQVLATDPETGETSVKTVTAEVTGTGMKNLVTITLDVEGEKATLTATEGHPFWVPALNAWINAGDLTAGQELRTADGITFRIADIEHVNQRAEVHNLTIADLHTYYVLAGSTPVLVHNSGPCGISARNEKAGDIGNYTDSQKTRDPASQWYHEKLSNKELLDGINNPGAGDGILVSRDGKILGGHHRKDELLARIRDGRIDPDIRIRIDVYDGE; from the coding sequence ATGTTCGACCGCCAGGCTGCCCGTCTGGCGGGGGCGGACGGACCGATGTTCAGTCTGGAAGCCGCCGGGACGACTGCGTCGAAGACATCCGTCCGCGCCCGTCTCGACTACTCCTCCTTCGCCGGAGCGTTCGGCGGCGGCTACGCCGGCCGGCTCAAGCTGGTCGAACTGCCGGCGTGCGCACTGTCCACGCCGGAGAAGGCCCAGTGCCGTTCCGCCGAACCTGTCGAAACAGTCAACGACACCGAGAAGCAGACCCTCACCGCCCCACGCGTCGCCCTCGCGTCCTCCGGCGCCACGGTCCTGGCAGCCGTCGCGGACGACGCCAGCATGGGCGGCGACTACAAGGCGACTCCGCTCTCCCCCTCCGCGCAGTGGAGCACCAGCCTCAACACCGGTGACTTCTCCTGGTCGTACGCCATGAACGTGCCGGAAGTTCCCGGAGGGCTGGCGCCCAGCGTCGGTCTGTCGTACTCCTCCGGATCCATCGACGGACGCACCGGTAACAGCAACAACCAGGCATCATGGGCCGGGGACGGGTTCGACCTGTGGCCCGGAGCCATCGAGCGCCGCTACAAGTCGTGCGCCGACGACGGGGTCGAGCGTCCAGACGGAGGCAAGCCGGCCGACCTGTGCTGGGCCTACGACAACGCGTTCATCTCTTTCAACGGCAAGGGCGGGGAACTCGTACCGACCGGTGCCGACACCTTCCGGCTGCCTGACGACGACGGCACGAAGGTCCAGCGCCTGAAGGGAACGAGCACGGACGTGCGGGCCAACGGAGCCCGTGACGACGAGTACTGGAAGGTCACCACGCCCGACGGGGTGCAGTACTTCTTCGGGTACAACCGTCTGCCCGGCTGGGCATCCGGCAAAGAGACCACCGACTCCACCTGGACCGCCCCGGTCTTCGGGGACGACACGGGCGAACCCTGCCACGCCTCCGCGTTCGCCAACTCCTGGTGCCAGCAGGGCTGGCGCTGGAACCTGGACTACGTGGTCGACCCGCACGGCAACGCGATCGCCTACTACTACGACCAGGAGTCGAACTCCTACGGCCGCAACCTGGACGAGAAGGCCAACACCCGCTACGTGCGCGGTGGCTCCCTCGACCGTATCGAGTACGGACTGCGCTCCAGCGGCATGTACTCGGCAAAGGCCCTGGCGAAGGTCAACTTCACCAGCGGCAAGCGATGCCTGCCGACGGGCGGAAGCACCTGCCCCGAGGTGGAAACCGATGCCTTGCGCTGGTACGACACCCCCTGGGACCTGAACTGCAACACCGGTGCGACCTGTGATAAGGGCCGGCTCGCGCCCGTATTCTTCACCACCAAGCGGCTGGCCTCCGTCGCCACTCAGGTCCTCAGGAACGGCACCTACGCGGACGTCGACTCGTGGGCGCTGGGCCACCGGTGGGGGATGGCCGACACGGATTACCAGCTGCTGCTGGAGTCCATCCAGCGCACAGGCAAGAGCGCCACCCCGGCCATCACCCTGCCCAAGACCACTTTCGGGTACACCCAGCACGCCAACCGCCTCGACCGGATCAATGACGGCTACGCCCCGTTCATCAAGGAGCGCCTTGCCACGGTCGCGGACGAGGCCGGCGGCCGGATCGACGTCAACTACTCGGCCCCGGTGTGCAACGCGGCAGCGCTACCGACCCCGCAGACCAACACGACCCGGTGCTTCCCCCAGAACATCGGCGCCACGAGCACCGACGACGGCGAACTGCACTGGTTCAACAAGTACGTCACCTCCACCGTCACGCTGACCGACCGGACCGGCCGGGCCCCCGACCAGGTCACGATGTACGACTACCTCGGCGACGCCGCCTGGCACTACGACGACGATGACGGGCTGACCAAGGAGAAAGCCAAGACCTGGTCCCAGTGGCGCGGCTACGGTCACGTCCGCGTCAGGACGGGCGGACAGGGTGGTGCCGCCGCGATGAAGTCCCAGAACGACAGCTACTTCCTGCGCGGCATGAACGGCGACCGTAAGGAGCCCGCCGGCGGCACCAAGGCGGTCACCGTTTCTCTCGGCACCGACGAGGGCGCCCCGCTCACCGACCACGAGGCGGCCGCGGGCTTCGAGTACAAGACGGTGCAATACTCCGGCCCCCAGGGCCACGTCCTCGGCAAGACCGTGAGCCGCCCCTGGTACCACGAGACCGCGAAGAAGGTCCGCTCCTGGGGGGCGGTGACCGCCAACTTCACCGGCACCGCCCAGACCCGGTCCTGGACCTCGCTCGACGGCGGCGCCGGCAGCCGGTGGCGGACCACCACGACCTCCAACACGTACGACACCGTCGCCGGACGCATCACGCAGGTCGACGACCGTGGCGACGACTCCACCGCCACCGACGACAGGTGCACCCGCACCTACTACCCGACGGCGGGCGCGATCCTCTCCCTCCCCGCTCGGGTGGAGGCGGTCTCCAAGGCGTGTCCCACCGTCCCCGCGCGCCCCGCCGATGTCATATCCGACATCCGTACCGCCTACGACGGCCTCGACTACGGAACCGCGCCCACCAAGGGCACCGCCACGGCGACGGGCGTGCTCAAGTCGCACGACGGCACCACCGCCACCTATACCGAGACGGCGGCCACCTATGACGGTTACGGCCGTCAGCTCACCACCAACGACCTCAGCGGCACCGTCACCGTGAAGAACGACGCGGTGACCCGGACGCCGCGCAACGACGGCCTCGTCACCACAACGACCTACACACCTAGCACCGGCTTCCCGGACTCGGCCAAGGTCACCACACCACCGGTCAAGGGCACGGACAGCACCACTGCTCACACGACCACCACCGTCCGCGACCCGTTGCGCGGTATGCACCTGAGCATCACGGACACCAACAACAAGGTCACCGACTTCGCCTACGACGCACTGGGGCGGAAGACCAAGGTCTGGCTCGCCGACCGCCTGACCGGTGAGGTCCCCACCTACGAGTACACCTACACCGTCGCGGAGAACCGGGCCATCGCCGTCGGTACCAAGACCATCGGCAACAACAGCGGTCAGGACACCTCCTACGTCTTCTACGACGGCTTCCTCCGCCCGCGCCAGACGCAGGCACCCGGCCCGGACGGCGGAACGCTGCTCACCGACGTCTTCTATGACGAACGCGGCCTGGCAGAAAAGGAGTTCTTGCCCTACTACGCCACCGGAAAGCCTTCCACCACCCTCGTCACGCCGCAGGACGCCAGCGGGGTGGAGACCCAGAACCGCTACACCTACGACGGACTCGGCCGGCAGACGGAACACCGGCAGATATTCGGCAACGGCGACGGCGGCCAGGTCCTCGGCATCACCCGGAACATCTACGGCGGCGACCGCGTCACCGTCATCCCGCCCGTCGGCGGAACCGCCACCACCACCCTGACCGACGCCCGCGGCCAGACCACGGAACTGCGTCAGCACCATGAGCGCATGGCCGACGCCCCGTTCGATGCCACGAAGTACCACTTCACCCCGACGGGGGCCCTGGCCAAGGCCACCGACCCCGCGGGCAATGAGTGGACCTACAAGTACGATCTCCTCGGGCAGGTCAAGGAGACCAAGGACCCCGACAAGGGCGCCTTCGCGTACTCCTACGACGACCGCGGCCGCCTCATCTCCACGGAGGACGCCCGCAAGACCACCCTCGCCTACACCTACGACGGACTCGGCCGCAGAACCGAGATCCGTTCCGGCTCGTCGAGCGGCCCCCTGAGGGCCACCTGGACGTACGACACCATCAGCGGTGCCAAGGGCCACATCGCCGAATCCACACGGTACGCGGACGACGGCGCGGCCTACGTCAACAAGGTGGTCGCCTACGACAAGCTCTACCGGCCGCTGCGCACCTCGGTGACGATCCCGGCCACCACCGCCAACGCCGGACTCTCCGGCACCCACCTGTCGAGCGCCACCTACAAACCGTCCGGCCTGGTCAGCGGGGTCGGCCTGCCCAAGGCGGGAAGCCTGGCCGCCTCGTCCGTCGTGTACGTCCACGAGGACGCGACGCTGCGGCCGATTGCCGTGGACGGCCGCGAGGGCATCAAGGCCACGACGTCCTACAGCCTGACCGGCAAGCCACTGGGGCATGAACTGTCCAACGCGGGAGGCAAGAGAACCTGGGTGTCCAATGAGTACGAGCCCGGCACCCAGCGGCTGTTGAACACCCGGGTCGAACGCGAGGACATCCCCGGCGTCGACCAGGCGTCCACCTTCCGCTACGACGAAGCCGGCAACGTCCTCTCCGTCTCGGACACATCGCGCGCCGGTACTGACAACCAGTGCTTCACCTACGACCACCTGCGCCGCCTGACGAAGGCATGGACCCAGTCCACCAAGACCTGCGCGGATGCGCCGAGTGCCGCCGTCATCGGCGGCCCCGCCCCGTACTGGTCCTCCTACGGCTACGACAAGATGGGCAACCGCACCGCCGAGACGGAGCACAACATCGCCGGTGACACCACGAAGAACGTCACCAGCACCTACAACTACCCGGCCCCCGGAGCCACCGCGGTCCGCCCGCACGGCTTGACATCCGTCACCCGCACCGGCCCCGGCCTCACCCAGGGCGACTTCTTCACCTACGACAAGACGGGCAATACCGAGACCCGCACCCTGGGCGACGGCACCAGCCAGACGCTCAAGTGGGACGCCGAAGGCAAGCTCGTCAAGGTCACCGAACCGGTCGAGGGCAGCTCACCGAAGGTCACCGAGTACATCTACGATGCCGACGGCAACCGTCTGATCGCCCGCACCCCGACCGAGTCCACCCTCTACCTCGGCAGCACCGAGATCACCGTAGCCAAGGGCACCACCACCCCCAAGGGAACCCGGTACATCGACCTTGGCGGCGGCCACCAAGCCGTCCAGGCCGACAACGGCAAGGTCACCTTCACCACCGCCGACCACCACGGCACCGCACTGCTCTCCATCGACGCCGCCACCCAGCAGCTCAGCCAGCGCCGCTCCCTGCCCTTCGGCGGAACCCGCGGCTCGACGCCGACAACGTGGCCCGGTACAAAGGGTTTCGTCGGCGGCACGATCGACAAGTCCACCGGCCTGACCCAGGTCGGCGCCCGCTCCTACGACTCGGCAACCGGACGCTTCCTTTCGGTCGACCCGATCATGGACCTGACCGATCCCCAGCAGATCAACGGCTACGCCTACGCCAACAACAACCCCCTCACCTTCTCCGACCCCACGGGCCTCTACTGCGACGGATGCAGCCACGGCAACCCCGACTCCGCCTGGGCCCCCGACAAGGGCAACGGACCGGGCTGCACCACTTCCGGCTGCAGCAAGCCGCCGAAAAAGCCGCAGAATCCCCCGAAGCCGAAAAACGAAAAGGGGAAAGGCTCGCAAACCAGCCCTGCGGTGGCGGTCACCGTCAGCCAGAAGAACGGCGAAGTCGCGATCGAGGGCCTCGTCATCCCCAACGCCCGCACATTGGAGGCGCTATACCCCCTGTACCCCGAGGAAAAGCGCGTCGAGGCGTGGGCGGAAGGCAAGTGCTACGCCCAGGACACCAAACTGGCGGCGTTCTGCGGAGCTGCTGAGGCGCTGGGGATCATCGACTACACGCCCAACGGCTTCGACCGATTCGTCTCTGCGCTCATCGTCCCCGACATAGACACGTGGAAGAGTTGCCTCTCGGGTCAGAGTGCTACCGCCTGCGGACTTGCCGCTCTCGACCTGCCCTGGGCCCGCGCCCTGAAGGGCATCAAGGTCCTGAAGGCCGCGAAGAGCTGCAACAGCTTCGTTCCAGGTACCGAAGTCCTTATGGCCGACGGCACGACCAAACCCATCGAGGACGTTCGCATAGGCGACCAGGTTCTGGCCACCGATCCCGAGACCGGTGAGACGTCGGTCAAAACGGTGACGGCGGAGGTCACCGGCACCGGAATGAAGAACTTGGTGACCATCACCCTCGATGTCGAGGGCGAGAAGGCGACCCTCACCGCGACCGAAGGCCATCCGTTCTGGGTCCCCGCCCTCAACGCCTGGATCAACGCCGGTGACCTGACCGCCGGACAGGAACTCCGTACCGCCGACGGCATAACCTTCCGGATCGCGGACATCGAGCACGTGAATCAGCGGGCCGAGGTCCACAACCTCACCATTGCGGACCTGCACACGTACTATGTGCTGGCAGGGAGTACGCCGGTCCTCGTGCACAATTCCGGGCCCTGTGGAATCTCGGCGCGTAACGAGAAGGCTGGTGATATCGGTAATTACACCGATTCACAGAAGACTCGAGATCCAGCGTCGCAGTGGTATCACGAGAAACTGAGCAATAAGGAACTTCTGGACGGGATCAACAACCCTGGCGCAGGAGATGGAATTCTTGTCTCGCGTGATGGCAAGATCTTGGGAGGCCACCACCGCAAGGACGAACTCCTGGCGAGAATCAGGGACGGGCGCATCGACCCAGATATTCGAATCCGCATTGACGTCTATGACGGGGAGTAG
- a CDS encoding LamG-like jellyroll fold domain-containing protein, translating into MLSEAEARAKAEQSGKSTEITALRSQMREVFVTPEGNLEAREYLRPVWTRSEGVWKRVNTDLAVGRGGTIVPVASTVDLEFSAGGTDTPLVRLERSGRELSLSWPGSLPAPRLDGPIATYESVLPDVDLRMTAQEDGFTQLLVVRTAEAAQSPQLAQLRLKMDTEKLNVRVTPENGLEALDAGAGTAVFEASRPMMWDSSPGSGTAITESAGKAALSGKRAADPEETFEGAMAEPGAGESGKLAPVGVEVPAGQKELVLTPDKDVLRSDDTVYPVYIDPQWHTPPSTAWTMASAYWASSPQWKFNGDPDAGLGYCNWAYCAPHDTKRLFYQISVSQFAGRSILSAEFVVRNTWSASCSARGVELWTTKGISSSTTWNSQQASGFWIERLASESFAHGYTGCAAKDAEFNVKAAVQRAANSKSSTMTFGLRAANESDGYAWKRFSDKAYLRVQYNRAPPQIKMSQLSMEIGGTCKRPSAAARVRTLGVIYATGVTDPDGDNVSVEFEAQWDSGDGKGTIVRWRSGRTTSKKSGADFHIGLPSSIPQNKQIFWYARSYDGAQYSPWSTSGDPTGCYFVYDATVPKAPTISSGDYPASDPENPEDPWHDGVGKHGTFTIKAAENDVTKYWFGVNGDPTAANTITTSGGAAKSVLLLPAKPGLSFVTARSFDQAGNGSETRTYRYRVKAGQPERAVWELDEAGGASQAAGSSGARIAKLHGGATTGGAGKKGKTLHLDGTSGYAATDIPTVNTANGFSVSAWVKLDRIPTDAAVVAAQPGNHSPGFELYYSHGYQRWVFNQYTSDTPGAPIARAMASQAGGVTANAWTHLVGVYSGGDKELRLYVNGALVGSTPYTTAWDARRGLQIGAANLRGSVTNYFPGAIDELRIFDKPVSATEVTRLYNLQSIGSGRTARAVFPMDEDSGATEVIGRADTQPLGLVGDARLGSPGIAGRALELDGAGDYAHTAAPHADTQRSFAVSAWAKLDRVPAQAATVVAQLGANRPGFELFYSKTYNRWGFTQYSADIPGAQQIRIVQPEGTIVRPGEWAHLVGVHDAVEKTLTLYVNGTRVGSVPQTAPWYAGGRVQVGALSIDGGQLIQFFPGQIDDVRLYDRPVSAEEVQQLFRQRPIVKARWKFETASSTTPPTTPDASPTGAALTLHNGAGVGSGWVDGGLELDGVDDYAATVGAVPPVDTSGSFTVSAFAQAAAVPTKPAALISAPGTSRNAFEVRYVPSATPQTTGGRWQITTGQADSTAATETDVAYGPFSGVDEWHHLALVYDGFARELRLYVNGSLEETACADSDGDGVADDPTCEERISRAENVITFKAAQGLHIGRTKTGVNTWGEYWPGAVSDLWTFQGALSETAIAHLAQGVPGAETTVPGSD; encoded by the coding sequence ATGCTCTCGGAGGCGGAAGCGCGGGCAAAGGCCGAGCAGAGCGGCAAGTCCACCGAGATCACCGCACTCCGCAGTCAGATGCGCGAAGTATTCGTGACGCCTGAGGGCAATCTGGAGGCGCGTGAATATCTCCGGCCGGTGTGGACCCGGTCCGAGGGCGTCTGGAAGCGTGTCAACACAGACCTGGCAGTTGGCCGTGGGGGGACGATCGTGCCGGTCGCATCCACGGTGGATCTGGAGTTTTCCGCAGGCGGCACCGATACGCCGCTGGTCCGGTTGGAACGCTCCGGCCGCGAATTGAGCTTGTCATGGCCCGGATCGCTGCCGGCCCCACGGCTCGACGGGCCGATTGCCACTTACGAGTCCGTGCTGCCGGACGTCGATCTGCGCATGACTGCCCAGGAGGACGGGTTTACGCAGCTCTTGGTCGTGAGGACAGCGGAGGCCGCGCAGAGTCCTCAACTGGCACAGCTCCGGCTGAAGATGGATACGGAGAAGCTGAACGTCCGGGTGACGCCGGAGAACGGTCTGGAGGCCCTGGACGCAGGGGCCGGGACAGCCGTTTTCGAAGCGTCGAGGCCGATGATGTGGGACTCCAGCCCCGGGTCGGGAACCGCGATCACCGAATCGGCCGGGAAAGCGGCTCTGTCGGGTAAGAGGGCGGCTGACCCGGAGGAGACATTCGAAGGTGCCATGGCAGAGCCCGGCGCTGGAGAGTCGGGGAAACTCGCGCCGGTAGGGGTGGAGGTGCCCGCCGGACAGAAGGAGCTGGTGCTCACCCCTGACAAGGACGTTCTGCGGTCGGACGACACCGTCTATCCCGTGTACATCGACCCGCAGTGGCACACCCCGCCCAGTACGGCTTGGACGATGGCGTCGGCGTACTGGGCATCGTCACCGCAGTGGAAGTTCAACGGTGATCCGGACGCCGGACTCGGATACTGCAACTGGGCCTACTGCGCCCCGCACGACACCAAGCGCCTCTTCTACCAGATTTCGGTGTCCCAGTTCGCGGGCAGGTCGATCCTGTCGGCGGAATTCGTGGTGCGCAACACCTGGTCTGCGTCGTGCTCGGCCCGTGGGGTCGAACTGTGGACGACCAAGGGCATCTCCTCGTCGACCACCTGGAACAGCCAGCAGGCAAGCGGCTTCTGGATCGAGCGACTGGCCTCTGAGTCGTTCGCTCACGGATATACGGGCTGTGCTGCCAAGGACGCCGAGTTCAACGTCAAGGCGGCGGTGCAGCGCGCAGCCAACAGCAAGAGTTCGACGATGACGTTCGGCCTGCGCGCAGCCAATGAGAGCGACGGCTATGCCTGGAAGCGCTTCTCCGACAAGGCCTATCTGCGGGTGCAGTACAACCGGGCGCCGCCGCAGATCAAGATGTCCCAGCTCTCGATGGAGATCGGCGGAACGTGCAAGAGGCCGTCCGCCGCAGCACGCGTACGGACTCTGGGGGTGATCTATGCCACCGGTGTGACCGACCCCGACGGCGACAACGTCAGTGTCGAGTTCGAGGCCCAATGGGACTCCGGCGACGGCAAGGGGACGATCGTTCGGTGGAGGTCGGGCCGGACTACCTCGAAGAAGTCGGGTGCCGACTTCCATATTGGCCTGCCCTCCTCGATACCCCAGAACAAGCAGATCTTCTGGTACGCACGGAGCTATGACGGGGCCCAGTACTCTCCTTGGTCGACTTCCGGTGATCCGACCGGCTGCTACTTCGTCTACGACGCCACCGTGCCCAAGGCGCCCACCATCTCGTCCGGTGACTATCCGGCCTCCGATCCCGAGAACCCCGAAGATCCTTGGCATGACGGTGTGGGCAAGCACGGTACGTTCACGATCAAGGCCGCAGAGAACGACGTGACCAAGTACTGGTTCGGTGTCAACGGCGACCCCACAGCCGCCAACACCATCACGACATCAGGTGGTGCTGCCAAGAGCGTTCTGCTCCTGCCGGCCAAGCCGGGGCTGAGCTTCGTCACAGCCCGGTCGTTCGACCAGGCGGGTAACGGCAGCGAGACCCGCACCTACCGATACCGCGTCAAGGCCGGACAGCCCGAGCGGGCTGTCTGGGAACTCGACGAGGCCGGCGGAGCGAGCCAGGCCGCAGGTTCGTCAGGGGCCCGTATCGCCAAACTGCACGGCGGTGCCACCACCGGAGGCGCCGGTAAGAAGGGCAAGACCCTTCATCTGGACGGCACAAGCGGGTACGCGGCCACCGACATCCCGACAGTCAACACGGCCAACGGCTTCAGTGTGTCCGCGTGGGTCAAGCTCGACAGGATTCCCACGGATGCCGCTGTTGTAGCGGCACAGCCCGGCAACCACTCCCCGGGCTTCGAGCTGTACTACTCCCACGGCTACCAGCGGTGGGTCTTCAACCAGTACACCTCCGACACCCCTGGAGCCCCGATAGCCCGTGCGATGGCTTCGCAGGCCGGCGGTGTCACCGCGAACGCGTGGACTCACCTGGTGGGCGTCTACAGCGGCGGCGACAAGGAGCTGAGGCTGTACGTCAACGGTGCGCTCGTCGGCTCCACGCCGTACACGACTGCGTGGGACGCCCGTCGGGGTCTGCAGATCGGTGCCGCGAACCTGCGAGGCTCTGTGACCAATTACTTCCCTGGAGCCATCGACGAACTGCGCATCTTCGACAAGCCCGTCAGTGCCACCGAGGTGACCCGTTTGTACAACCTGCAGTCCATAGGCAGCGGGCGGACGGCTCGCGCCGTCTTCCCGATGGATGAGGACTCCGGGGCCACCGAGGTTATCGGCCGGGCCGACACCCAACCCCTCGGTCTCGTCGGTGACGCCCGACTCGGAAGCCCCGGTATCGCGGGCAGGGCGCTGGAACTGGACGGCGCGGGTGACTACGCACACACCGCCGCACCGCACGCCGACACCCAGCGCTCCTTCGCAGTCTCGGCTTGGGCGAAACTCGACAGGGTTCCCGCCCAGGCGGCCACTGTGGTCGCACAACTAGGCGCGAATCGACCAGGTTTCGAGCTGTTCTATTCCAAGACGTACAACCGCTGGGGCTTTACCCAGTACTCGGCCGACATACCGGGGGCTCAGCAGATCAGGATTGTGCAGCCTGAGGGCACCATCGTGAGGCCTGGGGAGTGGGCGCATCTGGTGGGTGTTCACGATGCGGTGGAGAAGACGCTCACCTTGTATGTCAACGGTACAAGAGTGGGCAGCGTCCCGCAGACCGCGCCCTGGTACGCGGGCGGCCGGGTCCAGGTCGGCGCCCTGAGCATCGACGGCGGACAACTGATCCAGTTCTTCCCCGGGCAGATCGACGACGTGCGGTTGTACGACCGGCCGGTCTCCGCGGAGGAGGTCCAGCAACTGTTCCGGCAACGCCCCATCGTCAAGGCCCGCTGGAAGTTCGAGACGGCCAGTTCGACGACGCCACCCACCACCCCGGACGCGTCTCCGACGGGAGCGGCCCTGACCCTGCACAACGGGGCCGGGGTGGGATCGGGCTGGGTCGACGGCGGGTTGGAACTCGACGGAGTGGACGACTACGCCGCGACGGTGGGCGCCGTGCCCCCCGTCGATACCTCCGGAAGTTTCACCGTGAGCGCCTTCGCCCAGGCAGCCGCCGTACCGACCAAGCCGGCCGCTCTGATCAGTGCTCCCGGCACCTCCAGGAACGCCTTCGAGGTCCGCTACGTTCCGAGCGCGACACCGCAGACGACCGGAGGCCGCTGGCAGATCACCACCGGCCAGGCCGATTCCACGGCCGCCACCGAAACCGACGTGGCCTACGGGCCGTTCTCCGGGGTCGATGAATGGCACCACCTCGCCTTGGTCTACGACGGATTCGCCCGGGAACTGAGGCTCTACGTCAACGGATCGTTGGAGGAGACGGCATGCGCCGACAGCGACGGCGACGGCGTGGCGGACGATCCCACATGTGAGGAGAGGATCTCCCGTGCCGAGAACGTGATCACGTTCAAGGCCGCTCAAGGGCTTCACATCGGACGCACGAAGACCGGAGTGAACACGTGGGGTGAGTACTGGCCGGGTGCGGTGTCGGACCTGTGGACCTTCCAGGGCGCACTGAGCGAGACCGCCATCGCCCATCTGGCCCAAGGCGTTCCCGGGGCCGAGACCACCGTTCCCGGCAGCGACTGA